The following are from one region of the Vitis riparia cultivar Riparia Gloire de Montpellier isolate 1030 chromosome 9, EGFV_Vit.rip_1.0, whole genome shotgun sequence genome:
- the LOC117922427 gene encoding putative leucine-rich repeat receptor-like serine/threonine-protein kinase At2g19230 → MDSRPPLVWLVFVLVTIISSGNNPELVAGKPHHTASTFPHDHPSPRRLAADTQGFINIDCGIAPGSYYTDDKTQIPYTSDADFTDGGINYNVSRSENPSKQLMNVRSFPEGARNCYTLEPEKGKGNKYLIRAFFMYGNYDSKNQLPVFKLYLGVDEWDTINFNDSYQTVRKEIIHVPKTDYIDACLVNNGSLLLFNRWDFGSEQEKLQVRYKDDALDRIWNSYNSTSWESITAGFESYAYSDNPFKLPGIVMSTAATPKNERQPVQSIYHLAEWQLMERSCGSQTL, encoded by the exons ATGGACAGTAGACCACCACTGGTTTGGCTCGTCTTTGTCCTGGTCACCATCATTTCCTCAGGCAACAACCCAGAATTGGTTGCCGGAAAACCCCATCACACTGCCTCAACCTTCCCTCACGACCATCCTTCTCCCCGGAGACTTGCTGCTGACACCCAAG GGTTCATAAACATCGACTGTGGGATAGCTCCAGGCTCATATTATACTGATGATAAAACCCAGATACCTTATACTTCTGATGCAGATTTCACAGACGGTGGAATCAATTATAATGTTTCCAGGTCTGAAAATCCTTCAAAGCAGCTCATGAATGTTAGAAGCTTCCCAGAAGGAGCCAGGAATTGTTACACCCTAGAACCAGAAAAAGGCAAGGGTAATAAGTATTTGATCAGAGCTTTCTTCATGTATGGGAACTATGACTCCAAGAATCAACTCCCAGTCTTCAAACTTTATCTGGGTGTTGATGAATGGGACACTATCAACTTCAACGATTCATACCAAACTGTAAGGAAGGAAATCATACATGTCCCCAAAACAGATTACATCGATGCGTGTCTAGTCAACAATG GTTCTCTGCTACTCTTTAACCGATGGGACTTTGGTTCAGAGCAAGAAAAATTGCAAGTCAG GTACAAAGATGATGCTCTTGACCGCATTTGGAACTCCTACAACAGTACTTCTTGGGAATCCATAACTGCAGGATTTGAAAGCTATGCCTACAGTGACAATCCGTTTAAACTTCCAGGAATAGTCATGTCTACTGCTGCAACACCTAAAAATGAAA GGCAACCAGTCCAGAGTATTTACCATCTGGCTGAATGGCAACTTATGGAGCGATCTTGTGGCTCCCAAACGCTTTAG
- the LOC117922322 gene encoding probable LRR receptor-like serine/threonine-protein kinase At1g51860, with protein sequence MRVHHKNLVRLVGYCNDGTNMALIYEYMSNGNLRQRLSERDTDVLYWKEKLQIAVDAAQGLEYLHNGCKPPIIHRDLKTSNILLNEKLQAKIADFGLSRDLATESGPHVSTVPAGTPGYLDPEYYSSGNLNKRSDVYSFGIVLLELITGQPAIITPGNIHIVQWISPMIKRGDIQNIVDPRLQGDFNTNSAWKALEIALACVPSTAIQRPDVSHVLADLKDCLEIEAGAMRTQRIDSYKMGSSNSLKSCAVDLENEMAPHVR encoded by the exons ATGAGAGTCCATCATAAAAACTTGGTTCGCCTTGTTGGGTATTGCAATGATGGTACAAACATGGCCCTCATTTATGAATATATGTCTAATGGAAACCTGAGACAGAGGTTATCAG AGAGAGATACAGATGTCTTGTATTGGAAAGAGAAGCTTCAAATTGCAGTTGATGCAGCACAAG GACTGGAGTATCTGCACAATGGTTGCAAGCCACCAATAATCCACAGAGATTTGAAGACTTCCAAcatattattaaatgaaaaactgCAAGCTAAGATAGCTGATTTTGGGCTGTCCAGAGACCTTGCAACTGAAAGTGGCCCTCATGTATCAACTGTCCCTGCAGGCACCCCAGGATACCTGGATCCTGA GTATTACTCATCTGgaaatttgaataaaagaagcgatgtttatagctttgggATTGTCTTGTTGGAGCTGATAACCGGCCAGCCTGCAATAATAACCCCTGGGAACATTCACATAGTTCAATGGATTAGTCCTATGATTAAAAGAGGGGATATTCAGAACATTGTTGATCCAAGGTTGCAAGGAGATTTCAACACCAATTCTGCCTGGAAAGCTCTGGAGATAGCCTTAGCATGTGTACCATCAACTGCAATCCAAAGGCCAGACGTGAGCCATGTACTGGCAGACTTAAAGGATTGTTTGGAGATAGAGGCGGGTGCCATGAGAACTCAGAGGATAGATAGCTACAAAATGGGATCAAGCAACTCCCTAAAAAGCTGTGCAGTGGATCTTGAAAATGAAATGGCTCCCCATGTTAGATAG